AGTGGCAAAAATTCCCGAATTGCCCTTGGCAGCCGCAAGAGAATCTATGACAGTGCGGGGGCGGTTTCGTGAGTTTTCCGGGGCAAAATGGTCGGCAGCGGGCCAAAGCGGTCGCGTAAGGCTAAAGAAACGGGGGGTAAGGCTGAGGCGGATCGACGACGCCGGCTCATGGTCGTCACGATCGCTGATCGGCTCGATTCGCCTTATCTTGCAAACCTTGCGAACCGTCTGATCGCGGAACATGCGGCAAGCGGCTTGTCGAAGCCGGAATTCGCCGAATTCGTCGGCATGTCGGGGTCGCAATTTCGCTATGTGCGGCGCCGGCTCGGCAACCCGTCCATCACGATGTTGGCGGAAATCTCGAAAAAGCTTCGCGTCCCGCTCTACGAGTTGCTCGAAGCCAAGCCGGTGCGCGACCGCAAAAATCCCTCCGGGCCGAAAATGGTCGAGACGATCGGCGCCGTCGTGAATGAGCGCTTTCGCAGAAGCGGCCTGACCAAACAGGAATTCGCGAATTTTTTGAATGTTTCGCTGCCGCAGCTCTATCTCATCACCGATGGCGTATCGAACCCGTCCCTGCTCGTCCTCGTCGAACTCGCGGAAAGGTTGGACATAAGCTTGTGGGAATTGCTTGGCGTTGAGCCGACACGCAAAGCGGCGAACGGCGCCAAACGCGCGGCGACCCCAAAAACTGCACGAGCTGCTCGGCTTCCATCTCAACGAGGACCGTGAGGAAAGAGCGCAGAGGGACCATTTCCTCGTTTATCGTTACCTGAGGAAGGTAACAAAATGACACGTGTAACAAAAGCAAATACGAGCGATGATGGAATCATCGGTGATGACGGTGTGAAGCAGGCGGCGTAACGGGGTTGGTGTCCAAGCCGCCATGAACGAGAGTAAGGTTGTTTGTCTTCGTCAGAAAGACGAAATCGACGATCCGCTCACCGATCCTTTGCGCTCTGGCGCGAAGCGCCTCGTGCAGCAGGCGATGGAGGCGGAGTTCGCCGCCTTCCTGGCGTCGCACGCGGAACTCGAATTGCCGGACGGGAGCCAGCGCATTGTTCGGCATGGACATGATCCGGTTCGTCCGATCCAGATGGGGATCGGGCCGGTCGAGGTGGCGAAGCCGAAGGCGCGCGATCGCGGCGCGACGACCGCCGACGAGCGCATCCGCTACGCGTCATCGATCCTGCCGAAATGGGCGCGCCGTACGAAGAGCCTCGATGTTCTTTTGCCGGCTCTTTATCTGCGCGGCGTTTCCACCGGCGATTTTCAGGAAGTGCTGACGGCCTTGCTAGGCAAGGATGCGCCGAACCTCTCTCCTGCGGTGATCGCGGCTCAAGAGCAAATGGGAAGACGAGTATCGGCGCTGGCGCCGGTCGACGCCGCTCGATGAGATCGGAGAGGTCGCGGACGAAGCACGTATGTCCATGACCGCGCGCGGACGCTTGCCGCCGGCTACGTACCGGTGGACGCGTTCGAGGAGGATGGCGCGGGTCGTCGTCATGAGGGCGGATCGTCTACAGAGCCCCGCGGCGGCGGGTCAGCATGATCATTCCATCGCACTGTCGGGAAGTATCAGCATAGTTAATATTTCATTCCCGGGCAGGGAGAAGGATTGTTCCTGAACCTCGTAGCGCTCTGCTCCTCGGAAACTGAACCAAGCATCGCCCCCTATTTTACGGGGAATTACGTCTTCCCGGCCTCCACTAAAAAGGAGGTCGAAGGCGTGGCTCTCCGGGTCAAGATCCTCTTTGGGGAACCAAAAACTTTGTAAAGAGGGTGGCCGACAAAGCCACTTGCGACCAGATCGGGTATGGCAGACGAGCATGATCGGGAAATAATCCGACATTACCAGTTTAATCAGAGTCGCAGTAAGGCTGGCGCCAAAAATATCGGCGAGTTCGCGAACCGTCTTGACATTCAATCGTTTGAGTTTGCGCGCCGCAGGCATGAAAAGGTAGTTTGGAAGTATGAGATCCGATGCGAAGTCGTCAGCTTGCTTTTCAGGATTCATCGGGGAGTTTGGGCTGCTGAAATCGCGCCCGCTACAATACAATAGCTGTCCACGGTGATGGTGCCAGTGACCGATCTCATGGGCAATCGAAAAGCGTTGTCGTGTTATGATGCTTCGCGAGTTTACCGAGATAATTGCGCGCCGTTTCTTGCCGACGATCATGGCTTCACAACCATCAAGCGGGCGCCGTTTAACCAATGCTCCCGTATGCCAAGCGATTGCTTCCAGATCGATTTCCTTGGGGTCTTCGATCCCCAAGCTTTGAAGAAGTTTTTCGGCAGGGTTCATGACCGAGAGTCGTCGTCTTCAAGCTGGTCAAGTTCAGCCAAGTCCTCCAATAATCCTTCGATATCGTTTTTGCTAAGCTCTTCCCCCTTGCGGGCTGCCATCATGATCGGTTCGGAATCGTTCGCCTTACCGCTTCGAATTTTTTCAAAGCGCTCCCGCGTGGTGCGCTTGTTGGCGGCTAGGGATGACGAGAGACCAGATTTTACTAGCGCCAACTGGGCGCGTGCTCGCTCAAGATTCGCCTTGCCGGCCTTAAGGATGCCGCGTTCGATTGCTGCGTCTACTTTGGACAGGGCGTCGTTAGGCTCGATTCCAGCGTCGCGAAGTTCATCGTCTAGTTGATCGCCAGACAGTCGAAGAATGCTGTCAATTATCGCGTCCTCGACGTGCTCGAGCGGGTCCTTCTTCCTTGTCATGGCTTCCATCCTTCAGGGAGCAGCCTTTTTGCAACCCGGCGGACCCGCTTTGCGAGATAGTCGAAGTCCTTCTGCGCAACCCCGCACAACTCGTGCAGTTCTTTTCCTTTCAATCCTTCGCTCCAGCCGGTCAAGCAGAGCTGCGCCTCGTAATCGTCGCCAAGCGCCGCGGTGATCTTGGCAATTACCACTTCATTTCTAACCGCCTTTGCCTGAGCGTCTTCTCTCGCGATGAGATCTGTCTCAGCATCAGGCTCTACGCTTACGACTTGTGGCACTGAATCGCTCTGATCGCCGATCGGGCTCCTGTATTCGACGATGTCGCGTTTAGCCTTCTTGCGCGCATTTGAAACCCTGCTTCTCATGGTCTCAACCAAGCAAGCCATGAACGGAATGGCTCTCGGAAGCGCCCGTTCCGTCATCGTCGATAACACGGTGTCCGATATGATTTCATCAGGGTCCAACCCGGTGCCCGCCGATAACATGCGCGATATGATCGCCAGTTGCTTGCGCTCGTCCATCGTTAGTCGATTCAGGCATGCGCGAACCTCGTCCTGCGACAGCGTGTCGTTATTTTCTGTTTCCGATGCGCCGAGCGACATGATGGCCTTTGTAATTTTGCGCTCGCTCTTGAATGCTCCTCCGCAATGAAAGTCAGACAAGATTTTTTTTGTCCGAAGGGGACGCAAGCGGAGCATTCAAGAATAGGACGCTGAGAATCGTCGCAGGAAAACAGCCTGCGCGCAACTTCTCCGAGCAGATAAGGATCGAAGAATTGAACTACAACCCTCGTCACCCCAGCACGTCGGGCATTCTTGAGCCGATCGACGTGCTCTTGGCTGATATCGCTGTCAGCATTCAGCTTTCCAAGACAGAGCACAACAAGGCGGTCGACCGGTTCGAGACCATGCGCGATTGGATCGATCGTGACGCGAGCCCGCTCCACGGGCTGGTCAGGCTCATGTATCCGCAGGGTTCCATGGCGATCGGCGCCACTATCGCCCGCGTGTCCGACCGGGAAGAGTACGACATCGACGTCATCGTCGACTTGGACATTCCCGCCAGATCTTCGCCCCAAGCTGTCCTTGACACCTTGCACGAAGCGATCAGGGGAGAGCCGGGTTCCCGATACTACGGTAAAACCATTCGCCATACCCGCTGCGTATGCGTGACGTACGAAGACGGGATGCATATCGACCTGACGCCCGCCGTCCTCAGTCCCCAACTGACGCCGCGCATCAGCACGATTTTTCACAGCAAACCCGAAGACTCGCATGTGCAAGATCACTGCCTCTGGGCAAACCCTTGGGGGCTCGCCGACTGGTTCAAGGGAATGACCCCCCAAGAAGCGGATTTTGCACGCTTTTTTGAGGAGAGGTCGCTTGCTCATGACTCCCGCAAAGTTGTTGCAAAGGCGGCGGGCGAGCCAGTGCCGCAGCAGGAACCAGCCTATCGTAAGTCCCGGGCGCTTATCGCCTTGCAGCTCATCAAGCGGTGGCGGAACGTGCTCTTTGCGAAGAGAGACCGAGCACGTATGCGCCGTTCGCCCTCCGTGCTCCTCTCTAAACTGATCGCAGACAACGCCAACAGGACGAGGACTCTGTCCGAGGAAGTCCATTACCAGGCCCAGTGCCTGCTTGATCGGCTTCTGACAGAAAAAGCCTTAGGACGGCTAATCTATGAGGTAAATCCTCGTTGCTCTGACGACGTCCTCACGGACCGCTGGCCTGCGGCGTCTTCGGATCAGGATCTCATGATCTTGGACCTTGAAGACTTCGTCGCGAAGATGGGCGCTCTCAGGACTGGCAATCTTAGCCTCGCCGATATGAGCAAACTGCTCGAAGGGCTGTTCGGCGAGCGGCCTGCGCGCAGCGTAGTGGATGATTACGTCCGTCGTGCGCAGCCCGGCGGCAATCGCGTCGTTCCAATGACTGGCAGGGTTGTCGGCATCGGCAGCGGTCTTGCCGCGCCTGCCGCGGCGCGCACTCCGCCTTCACACCGTTTCTTCGGGGATTGAAATGCTTCCCCTGTCGGTCATCGAGCAGGATCGTCGAATTCGTCGTGATTTCCCGGGGTTTCACCTCCAGTTCGACGGCGTTTTTATTGGAGCGTGGGAGGGCGAGGTGCGTCCGATTGGGCGCACCTACCGCCTAGCTATCCACTATTACCCTCGACGATATTTCTTTGAAACTTGCGTTATCGGCGCGCCTTACATGGCGGTCCGTGTTCTCAGTCCAGAGATCGGTTTCAATCCGCGAGGAACCGGTGAGCCACCGCCTCACATCTACGGAGATGATGACGGCGAGGGGTTCACACTTTGTCTTTTCGATCCCCGTGAAGCTGACTGGACGCCCGATCAGTTCATCGCCGAAACCATCATCCCATGGGCCTGCGAATGGCTCTTCTACTTCGAAGGTTGGCAGTTAAGCGGCGAATGGGCCGGCGGCGGCAACCATCCGACAAGGAGCAATAAATGTCCTACGAACAGCCCGTCCTCCCGCGCTCCGCGGGATCGATCCCTTCGCGCCGCGTTCAACAGAATTGGCCGGCTGACCGGGACTTTCGCATCCTCTCGATCGATGGAGGTGGCATCCGCGGGGTGTTCCCTGCCGGAGTGCTTGCAGATTTTGAGGCGACCTTGGGCGCCGGCGCATCCATCGTGGATTACTTCGACCTAGTCGCCGGCACCTCGACAGGCGGAATACTGGCTCTCGGATTAGGCGCCGGCAAGTCGGCCCGCGAGATTCGCGACCTCTATATGCACAGGGGACCGCAGATCTTTCCGCCCGCGTGGGACAACGCATTGGGGCAGATATGGAAGTTCATCCGCAACAACTTCGTCAATGCGGCCTTCCATCGATACAACCGGTTCGCATTGGAGCGCACTCTTGAGGAGTTTTTTGGCGAGAAGCTTTTGGGGGAATCAAAAGTTCGCCATGTGATCCCGTCATTTGACGGACGCTTCAGCGAGGTCTTTTTGTTCAAGACTCGTCATCACGCAGATTACGAGCAGGATTGGCGACGCAAGATGGTCGAGGTTGCTCTCGCGACATCTGCGGCGCCGACGATTTATCGAGCCCTCGACACGGGCGGCTTCAGACTGATCGACGGCGGTGTATGGGCTAACAATCCGCTGATTCTCGCCGTTATTGAGGCGCTGGTTTGCTATGACGTGCCCCCGGAGCGCATCAAGGTGTTGAGCATTGGCTGCGGACAGGATCCGTTTCGCGTAACGAGACGTATGGCGATCGGCGGACTCCTTCATTGGCGCGGAGTGATCGGCGCGGCGATGCATGCTCAGTCTCTGGCCGCGACAAACCAAGCCAGACTACTGCTCGGGCCGCAGAACGTCGTTCGTATTGACCCGGCGATCACGGGGGCGCCGATCGAACTCGACGACTATCGGCGAGCGATGGACGAGCTGCTCCCCGCAGTAGCCGGCGCTGTCGCAGCTAGTCGCGATCGGGTTAGCTCGATGTTCCTTGCTCAGAAAGCCGCGCCCTTTGTCCCGGTGTCGTCGACGCTACTGACAGGAGCGAAAGACAGGCACCTTGAAACCGCTACGGCTTAACAAGCCAGCGGCCTGTAGATGCTGGAGCAGGGCGATGTCAGATTCTTCGTCATGACGGACGCCGAACGACTCATCCGAAATTTTGCGCGCGTGGTCGCGTCCGCCCCATACGCACTCGCGCCTGAGCGGGCGGACGAACTCCAAGAGGCTGTGTTCGAGGGCGAGTCCTGGACACTGGCGCTTGAGGAAGGGCCGGCACAGGCGACGGCGCGCGTCGACAGGCGGGAAATCGTTGTCACGTTCGCGGCCCTCCTTGGACTTTGGGCTGTCGCCCGCGCGGCAATGATCGCTGGCGTTGAGGCCATCGCGGCCTCGCGGGCTGACCGACGGATACTCGACAGCGGACCCAATTCCCCAATGGCCGAGGCCTTGGCATTAATTGCCGCTGCTGAGGCGCTCATCCGGGATCCATGTGCGGCGTGGCCCGATGGACTACCCCACCCGGACGCTGCGGCGCCGGAGGGGTCAGACGATTGGCGGGTCAACAACGTGTTCCTAGGCGCCGTCGGCTGGATATGCCTGCATGAGGTCGCGCATATCCACCTCGGCCACGAACCCGACACCACCGATGCGCTGCGGCGAAGGCAGGAGAATGAAGCCGACAGTTGGGCTACGCGCTGGGTACTCGACCGGGCTCCTCCTGACCTGCGCCGGGAGTTCCGTGTATTTGCGATCGCGGCCGGCCTTGCATGGATCGCGCTCGTTGACAAGGTTCGACGCGGGTCGCTCACGCATCCGCATGCATGGGAGCGGCTCGGTCATTGCGCTCAGGTGTTCGGCACTGAGGAGTTGAGCCCGGGGCTGGAGCTTTCGACCCACGCGATGAAGGCGTGCTTCTTTCCCCATGACCCCATCGAGGACTTCGAAACGCCGCAGGAGGCATTCTTCGGCACTCTGTTCGCAGCGTCACGACTACCGCGTTGACGCCTTCCTTACACTGTTTAGGTAGGGCGTATTCCACCATTCGGGCCGCCGCCTTCCCGAAGACGCATCGAGGGACAACAAGCTCTCGTAGACGAGCGAGTCTGGCTTATTGTAATGATGAGTCTGGCTTATTGTAATGATGAGTCTGGCTTATTGCGACGGCCGCGAACGCGGCTACACCAGCCACCAGCAAGGGCGACTATAGCAGTTCGCTGCATGAGTGCCCCGAGGAGAGTGCGTCAATTGTTGCAAGATAGCATCGGCTGATGCCTCCTGTCTCAATGCAGCTTTCGACGAGCCGCTGACAAAGATTCGCAGCTTAGATAGAAAGGTCCAATATTCTTGAAGGGTCACCGACGGATTTCCGCTTCGCAGCACGGGAATGTCCGCTTGGGGGCGATAGTCCAATGATCAATGGCGCCAAGCAGCCGTTCATTCCTCAATGATGCGTTTTAAGGCTTCGGACCGGTCACCCGCGACCGCCCTGTAGAGCTTGTCGAAGTCCTGCGCCTCGGCGGCGCAATAAAGGATACGAACCGTAATTTCTGGATGCGCCGCGCGCAATTCGCGTGCGGCCTTGAGGCCGGGCCCATCGTTATCGGCATAAATCGTGAGCCTCTTAACGTCGTCGGGCCAGTTGACGACGCTAACGCGGTCGGCGCCAAGCGTCGCCCATACAGGTTCGCCAAATAGCAACTGCGCGGCCCATGCCTTCTCGAAACCCTCGGCGATGCCGAGCGCGGGAGCGGCCGGTGCGAGGCGAAGCATCGACGCGCCAAGCGGCCCAATTGCACGCCGGGGAAATTCGACATCGGCTTTACGACGGCCGCACGGATGCAAAAACGTGAGTTGAACGCCAACGATCCCGCGTGTCGGGGCTTGGGCGGCGGCGAT
The Methylocystis hirsuta genome window above contains:
- a CDS encoding helix-turn-helix domain-containing protein; its protein translation is MVVTIADRLDSPYLANLANRLIAEHAASGLSKPEFAEFVGMSGSQFRYVRRRLGNPSITMLAEISKKLRVPLYELLEAKPVRDRKNPSGPKMVETIGAVVNERFRRSGLTKQEFANFLNVSLPQLYLITDGVSNPSLLVLVELAERLDISLWELLGVEPTRKAANGAKRAATPKTARAARLPSQRGP
- a CDS encoding ImmA/IrrE family metallo-endopeptidase; amino-acid sequence: MNPAEKLLQSLGIEDPKEIDLEAIAWHTGALVKRRPLDGCEAMIVGKKRRAIISVNSRSIITRQRFSIAHEIGHWHHHRGQLLYCSGRDFSSPNSPMNPEKQADDFASDLILPNYLFMPAARKLKRLNVKTVRELADIFGASLTATLIKLVMSDYFPIMLVCHTRSGRKWLCRPPSLQSFWFPKEDLDPESHAFDLLFSGGREDVIPRKIGGDAWFSFRGAERYEVQEQSFSLPGNEILTMLILPDSAME
- a CDS encoding nucleotidyltransferase domain-containing protein, encoding MSEGDASGAFKNRTLRIVAGKQPARNFSEQIRIEELNYNPRHPSTSGILEPIDVLLADIAVSIQLSKTEHNKAVDRFETMRDWIDRDASPLHGLVRLMYPQGSMAIGATIARVSDREEYDIDVIVDLDIPARSSPQAVLDTLHEAIRGEPGSRYYGKTIRHTRCVCVTYEDGMHIDLTPAVLSPQLTPRISTIFHSKPEDSHVQDHCLWANPWGLADWFKGMTPQEADFARFFEERSLAHDSRKVVAKAAGEPVPQQEPAYRKSRALIALQLIKRWRNVLFAKRDRARMRRSPSVLLSKLIADNANRTRTLSEEVHYQAQCLLDRLLTEKALGRLIYEVNPRCSDDVLTDRWPAASSDQDLMILDLEDFVAKMGALRTGNLSLADMSKLLEGLFGERPARSVVDDYVRRAQPGGNRVVPMTGRVVGIGSGLAAPAAARTPPSHRFFGD
- a CDS encoding CBASS cGAMP-activated phospholipase; amino-acid sequence: MSYEQPVLPRSAGSIPSRRVQQNWPADRDFRILSIDGGGIRGVFPAGVLADFEATLGAGASIVDYFDLVAGTSTGGILALGLGAGKSAREIRDLYMHRGPQIFPPAWDNALGQIWKFIRNNFVNAAFHRYNRFALERTLEEFFGEKLLGESKVRHVIPSFDGRFSEVFLFKTRHHADYEQDWRRKMVEVALATSAAPTIYRALDTGGFRLIDGGVWANNPLILAVIEALVCYDVPPERIKVLSIGCGQDPFRVTRRMAIGGLLHWRGVIGAAMHAQSLAATNQARLLLGPQNVVRIDPAITGAPIELDDYRRAMDELLPAVAGAVAASRDRVSSMFLAQKAAPFVPVSSTLLTGAKDRHLETATA
- a CDS encoding phage exclusion protein Lit family protein — translated: MLEQGDVRFFVMTDAERLIRNFARVVASAPYALAPERADELQEAVFEGESWTLALEEGPAQATARVDRREIVVTFAALLGLWAVARAAMIAGVEAIAASRADRRILDSGPNSPMAEALALIAAAEALIRDPCAAWPDGLPHPDAAAPEGSDDWRVNNVFLGAVGWICLHEVAHIHLGHEPDTTDALRRRQENEADSWATRWVLDRAPPDLRREFRVFAIAAGLAWIALVDKVRRGSLTHPHAWERLGHCAQVFGTEELSPGLELSTHAMKACFFPHDPIEDFETPQEAFFGTLFAASRLPR
- a CDS encoding DUF7146 domain-containing protein — protein: MHASADAVAQILGGRREGRGYLCHCPVKTHGKLRGDRRPSLSVNDGDKGVILHCFAGCDPRDVIAAINAVDPNVRTEITDRLPLNEKPVPKTTSAYACRIWQSAVPVKGTIAESFLAERGLPTTPPASIRFLPSYRYDRRRPRSALPCLIAAAQAPTRGIVGVQLTFLHPCGRRKADVEFPRRAIGPLGASMLRLAPAAPALGIAEGFEKAWAAQLLFGEPVWATLGADRVSVVNWPDDVKRLTIYADNDGPGLKAARELRAAHPEITVRILYCAAEAQDFDKLYRAVAGDRSEALKRIIEE